In Burkholderia gladioli, a genomic segment contains:
- a CDS encoding carbohydrate ABC transporter permease, whose product MNAKGKRTLWCWLVLSPLVIVILFPFAVMLFTALKPADEVFVYPARWMPNHWRWQNFVDMWQAANFGAALRNSLVISFLSTALALAVSLPAAYALARLPFRGRGAYRQFLLLTQMLSPILLVVGLFRLAAMIPYGDGNLVDSKIGVIVSYAAFNIAFAVWMLSSYFETVPRDLEESAWLEGCGRGAAVLKVFLPLTVPAMVVAAIFTFINAWNEFAVVYTLIRSPENKTLTVQVTDMVAGKYVVEWQLVMAATLCATLPVSIVFAWLQRFMVKGLAMGAVK is encoded by the coding sequence ATGAACGCCAAGGGCAAGCGCACGCTGTGGTGCTGGCTGGTCCTGTCGCCGCTGGTGATCGTGATCCTGTTCCCGTTCGCGGTGATGCTGTTTACCGCGCTCAAGCCGGCCGACGAGGTGTTCGTCTACCCGGCGCGCTGGATGCCGAACCACTGGCGCTGGCAGAATTTCGTCGACATGTGGCAGGCCGCCAACTTCGGCGCGGCGCTGCGCAACAGCCTGGTGATCAGCTTCCTGTCCACCGCGCTGGCGCTCGCGGTCAGCCTGCCCGCCGCCTACGCGCTGGCGCGCCTGCCGTTTCGCGGGCGCGGCGCCTATCGGCAGTTCCTGCTGCTCACCCAGATGCTCTCGCCGATCCTGCTGGTGGTCGGGCTGTTCCGGCTCGCCGCGATGATTCCCTACGGCGACGGCAATCTGGTCGACTCGAAGATCGGCGTGATCGTCTCGTACGCGGCGTTCAACATCGCCTTCGCGGTCTGGATGCTGTCCTCGTACTTCGAGACGGTGCCGCGCGATCTCGAGGAATCGGCCTGGCTGGAGGGTTGCGGGCGCGGCGCGGCGGTGCTCAAGGTGTTCCTTCCCCTGACCGTGCCGGCGATGGTGGTGGCCGCGATCTTCACCTTCATCAATGCCTGGAACGAGTTCGCCGTGGTCTACACGCTGATCCGCTCGCCTGAGAACAAGACGCTGACCGTGCAGGTGACCGACATGGTGGCCGGCAAGTACGTGGTCGAGTGGCAACTGGTGATGGCGGCGACGTTGTGCGCCACGCTGCCGGTGTCGATCGTGTTCGCCTGGCTGCAGCGCTTCATGGTCAAGGGCCTGGCGATGGGGGCCGTGAAATGA
- a CDS encoding lactonase family protein, producing MTGPAEGRRRAPKPGARPMLLVGSYAEGGDDGIHVYRFDTASGALERVFAIPAANPSYLVASRDGRHVYAVNELPGGGAAPGIATVTGMVSAYAFDATSGTLTLLDRVSSHGQDPCHLSLSPDGRHLALANYSVAADPGGSVTVLPVAADGRFGAGAASVRLKGSGPVSGRQDSAHAHSVVFAPDGRHLFALDLGADRILRWRFQSEAPDKPAQLVDPVWLQVRPGSGPRHLRFGPDGRFAYVMNELDASIDVYRHHDGLLSLAQHVPMTEPGFGGSVAGSALHFSPDRRFLYASNRGDADQILVYAVDPASGMLKEAGRQSCLGRTPREFAIDPGGGWLIVGNQGSDALRVFRRDQESGRLDPKPGKVTIGRPAGFAFVSSE from the coding sequence ATGACGGGCCCGGCGGAAGGCCGCCGGCGCGCCCCGAAGCCCGGCGCCAGGCCGATGCTGCTGGTCGGCAGCTATGCCGAGGGTGGCGACGACGGGATCCACGTCTACCGGTTCGATACGGCATCGGGCGCGCTCGAGCGCGTCTTCGCGATCCCCGCGGCGAATCCGTCCTACCTGGTTGCGAGCCGCGACGGCCGCCATGTCTATGCGGTCAACGAACTGCCGGGCGGCGGCGCCGCGCCCGGCATCGCCACCGTGACGGGGATGGTCAGCGCCTACGCGTTCGACGCCACGAGCGGCACGCTCACGCTGCTCGATCGCGTGTCCTCGCATGGCCAGGATCCGTGCCACCTGAGCCTGTCGCCGGATGGTCGCCACCTGGCGCTCGCGAATTACTCGGTCGCCGCCGATCCGGGCGGCAGCGTGACGGTCCTGCCGGTCGCCGCCGACGGCCGGTTCGGTGCCGGCGCGGCGAGCGTTCGCCTCAAGGGCAGCGGCCCGGTAAGCGGGCGGCAGGACAGCGCGCACGCGCATTCGGTGGTGTTCGCGCCGGACGGCCGTCATCTGTTCGCGCTCGATCTCGGCGCCGACCGGATCCTTCGCTGGCGCTTCCAGAGCGAGGCGCCGGACAAGCCCGCGCAACTGGTCGATCCCGTCTGGCTGCAGGTCCGGCCCGGTTCCGGGCCGCGTCATCTGCGCTTCGGCCCGGATGGGCGTTTTGCGTACGTGATGAACGAGCTGGACGCGAGCATCGATGTCTATCGCCATCACGATGGCCTGCTGAGCCTGGCCCAGCATGTGCCGATGACGGAGCCCGGCTTCGGCGGCAGCGTGGCCGGCTCGGCGCTGCACTTCTCGCCGGACCGGCGCTTCCTGTATGCCAGCAACCGCGGCGATGCCGACCAGATCCTCGTCTACGCGGTCGATCCTGCCAGCGGAATGCTGAAGGAGGCAGGGCGCCAATCCTGCCTCGGCAGGACGCCCCGGGAGTTCGCGATCGATCCGGGCGGCGGCTGGCTGATCGTCGGCAACCAGGGAAGCGACGCGCTGCGCGTCTTTCGCCGCGACCAGGAATCGGGGCGGCTCGACCCCAAACCCGGCAAGGTCACGATCGGCAGGCCGGCGGGTTTCGCGTTCGTGTCGTCCGAGTAG
- a CDS encoding beta-galactosidase: MATSRRNFLALTSLMPVLAACGGGDDGNDGGATPLSAGSTGSASSSAAAIEPRPSVRARHTFSFSSDGAQFLLDKQAFQIRSGEMHPARIPVEYWRHRIRMAKAMGMNTIALYIMWNYHESEPGVFDFQTDNRDIVAFIRLCQDEDMWVLLRPGPYVCGEWDLGGLPSYLLRYSDIQLRVDSATDARYMAAVSRYIARLVPMIAPLLVSSGGPILMIQIENEFGSYANDPAYMEEVRQLWVQGGINGPFYTEDGLTQLEQNQSNVKGGAIALSDGTADGIAAARARYPDVPAMAGEVYPGWLTHWGDPVLQGTATDISATLDALMSRKLSFNLYVIHGGTSFGFFSGANTDTGSGEYQPDITSYDYAAPISEQGVATEHYTRYRKLIGGYLRAPLPAVPDPVPTLARTDTITPAPFASLWDNLPAAVPAASTERPQPFEMYGQAFGLALYRKTLPAYAGGVLTVSEVHDYATVFIGGQYAGGISRAALPADYARSFNLTHHQPLSLPAGPANSPAPVLDLLVEGMGRVNYGHAMVDRKGILESVSLQSGGGSQELLGWEVRLLPLDAGFLAGLRPVVSDPRRGGLFFRTTFQLDASADTYLDMSRWTKGHVWVNGRHLGRYWAIGPQHRLYCPAPWLRQGSNEVLVFDLHQTDSQPIAFAATLA, from the coding sequence ATGGCTACGAGTCGAAGGAACTTCCTGGCATTGACGAGCTTGATGCCGGTGCTGGCCGCATGCGGTGGCGGCGATGATGGAAACGACGGCGGCGCGACGCCGCTATCGGCCGGATCGACGGGAAGCGCGTCATCATCGGCCGCCGCGATCGAGCCGCGGCCGAGCGTGCGCGCACGGCACACCTTCTCGTTCAGCAGCGACGGTGCGCAATTCCTGCTGGACAAGCAGGCATTCCAGATCCGCAGCGGCGAGATGCATCCCGCGCGCATCCCGGTCGAATACTGGCGTCATCGCATCCGCATGGCCAAGGCGATGGGGATGAACACCATCGCGCTCTACATCATGTGGAACTACCACGAGTCGGAACCCGGGGTATTCGACTTCCAGACCGACAACCGCGATATCGTCGCCTTCATCCGGCTCTGCCAGGACGAGGACATGTGGGTGCTGCTGCGCCCGGGGCCCTATGTCTGCGGCGAGTGGGACCTCGGCGGCCTGCCGTCCTACCTGCTGCGCTACTCCGATATCCAGCTACGGGTCGATTCGGCCACCGACGCGCGCTACATGGCGGCCGTCTCGCGCTACATCGCGCGCCTGGTGCCGATGATCGCGCCGCTGCTGGTGTCCAGCGGCGGCCCGATCCTGATGATCCAGATCGAGAACGAGTTCGGCTCCTACGCGAACGACCCGGCCTACATGGAGGAGGTTCGCCAGCTCTGGGTGCAGGGCGGGATCAACGGGCCGTTCTATACCGAGGATGGCCTGACGCAACTCGAGCAGAACCAGTCCAACGTGAAGGGCGGCGCGATCGCGCTCAGCGACGGCACCGCCGACGGCATCGCCGCGGCGCGCGCGCGTTATCCCGACGTGCCGGCGATGGCGGGCGAGGTATACCCCGGCTGGCTCACGCACTGGGGCGATCCGGTGCTGCAGGGCACCGCCACCGACATCTCGGCCACACTGGACGCCCTGATGAGCCGGAAGCTGTCCTTCAACCTGTACGTGATCCACGGCGGCACCAGCTTCGGTTTCTTCTCCGGGGCGAACACCGATACGGGCAGCGGCGAGTATCAGCCGGACATCACCAGCTACGACTACGCCGCGCCGATCAGCGAGCAGGGCGTGGCCACCGAGCACTACACGCGCTACCGCAAGCTGATCGGCGGCTATCTTCGCGCGCCGCTGCCCGCCGTGCCCGATCCGGTGCCGACCCTGGCGCGCACCGACACGATCACGCCCGCGCCGTTCGCCTCCTTGTGGGACAACCTGCCGGCCGCCGTGCCGGCGGCCTCGACCGAGCGGCCCCAGCCCTTCGAGATGTACGGCCAGGCATTCGGCCTGGCGCTATACCGCAAGACCTTGCCGGCCTACGCCGGCGGCGTGCTGACGGTCAGCGAGGTGCACGACTACGCGACGGTCTTCATCGGCGGGCAGTATGCCGGCGGCATCTCCCGCGCGGCGCTGCCGGCCGACTACGCGCGCAGCTTCAATCTCACGCATCACCAGCCGCTGAGCCTGCCGGCCGGCCCGGCGAACTCGCCGGCGCCGGTCCTCGACCTGCTGGTCGAGGGCATGGGCAGGGTGAACTACGGCCATGCGATGGTCGATCGCAAGGGCATCCTCGAGTCGGTCTCGCTGCAATCCGGCGGCGGCAGCCAGGAACTGCTGGGCTGGGAGGTTCGCCTGCTGCCGCTCGACGCCGGGTTCCTGGCCGGCTTGCGGCCCGTCGTCAGCGACCCGCGCCGCGGTGGCCTGTTCTTCAGGACGACGTTCCAGCTCGACGCGAGCGCCGATACCTATCTCGACATGAGCCGCTGGACCAAGGGCCATGTCTGGGTCAACGGCCGCCATCTGGGGCGCTACTGGGCGATCGGGCCGCAGCACCGGCTCTATTGCCCGGCGCCCTGGCTGCGCCAGGGCAGCAACGAGGTGCTGGTGTTCGACCTGCACCAGACCGACAGCCAGCCGATCGCGTTTGCCGCCACGCTGGCCTGA
- a CDS encoding RICIN domain-containing protein, with the protein MKSMQGRLATIAGTSLLCMAASAQTASFSVGPSVAASPVSDSPNSLFIDRDGSFYAQNALSQYDDNPDNHYWKFYSGADVDNLSEAKAHSQYDTRVLCNDRNPVAIALFGQPVTSRTGYTQADYCDLVGVWVDPDSGNWYGVVHNELFGNDPRVDAISYAISTDQGANWTLQDPILSSPYGRGDPKTPYYYYGDGDPRLYVDNVGGYFYIFYTSRIQGQNGNPGGFDNYMWAHAARAPIKDKMKPASWQKFYAGKWQQVPGTNWTCDAATAAATPCATAPVSSSLESNIAGPTSDLGAQGGPAADGTGSERFVPPAQGAGDLLSAGYTNGTMRVMNVAWNLYLQKYVAVAEDRAITKPGTRDFDYNGPASTLKFYVSDDLATQQWRFAGSVPYQTASWYRWFTDSVSKTASDTLGNRFRTYCVYGKCQTYGAEYADVTITPDASRDAASLAYADAGGMRVTVKSAPVQAYVVHPGNGGTNLPAAASGAWTLGALGDGFFTLQLGGRYLGVGSGNAGRAWGAAPVWSSSAGGAQQQWYFQKIGSGGSGGYRIVNRYSGLALNVSGTALTSDLAGVTTVPIRSWDAAAGASIPVWPQAGQALRLVAR; encoded by the coding sequence ATGAAATCGATGCAAGGCCGGCTCGCGACGATCGCCGGCACCAGCCTGTTGTGCATGGCCGCGAGCGCCCAGACGGCGAGTTTCAGCGTAGGCCCGTCGGTGGCCGCGAGTCCGGTATCGGATAGTCCGAACTCGCTGTTCATCGATCGCGACGGCAGCTTCTATGCGCAGAACGCGCTCTCGCAATACGACGACAATCCCGACAACCATTACTGGAAGTTCTACAGCGGCGCCGATGTCGACAATCTGAGCGAGGCGAAGGCTCATTCGCAGTACGACACGCGCGTGCTCTGCAACGACCGGAACCCGGTCGCGATCGCGCTGTTCGGGCAGCCCGTTACATCGCGCACCGGGTATACGCAGGCCGACTATTGCGACCTGGTCGGCGTGTGGGTGGATCCCGATTCGGGCAATTGGTACGGTGTGGTCCATAACGAACTGTTCGGCAACGATCCACGCGTCGACGCCATCTCGTACGCGATTTCCACCGACCAGGGCGCGAACTGGACGCTCCAGGATCCGATCCTGAGCTCGCCCTACGGGCGCGGCGATCCGAAGACGCCGTATTACTACTACGGCGACGGCGATCCGCGCCTCTACGTGGACAACGTGGGCGGCTATTTCTACATCTTCTATACGAGTCGCATCCAGGGGCAGAACGGCAATCCTGGCGGCTTCGACAACTACATGTGGGCACACGCGGCGCGCGCGCCGATCAAGGACAAGATGAAGCCCGCGTCGTGGCAGAAGTTCTACGCCGGAAAGTGGCAGCAGGTGCCCGGCACGAACTGGACCTGCGATGCCGCCACGGCCGCCGCCACGCCCTGCGCGACGGCGCCGGTGTCCAGTTCGCTCGAATCGAACATCGCGGGACCGACCAGCGATCTCGGCGCGCAAGGTGGGCCGGCCGCCGACGGGACCGGCAGCGAGCGCTTCGTGCCGCCGGCGCAAGGGGCGGGCGACCTGCTGTCCGCCGGCTACACGAACGGCACGATGCGCGTCATGAATGTGGCATGGAACCTGTATCTGCAGAAGTACGTCGCCGTGGCCGAGGATCGCGCGATCACGAAGCCCGGCACGCGCGATTTCGACTACAACGGCCCCGCGTCGACCCTGAAGTTCTACGTCTCCGACGACCTGGCGACGCAGCAGTGGCGCTTCGCCGGCAGCGTGCCGTACCAGACCGCCTCCTGGTATCGCTGGTTCACCGACAGCGTCTCGAAGACCGCCTCCGACACGCTGGGCAATCGCTTCCGCACGTATTGCGTGTACGGAAAATGCCAGACCTACGGCGCGGAATATGCCGACGTGACGATCACGCCTGATGCGAGCCGCGATGCGGCGTCGCTCGCTTACGCCGATGCGGGCGGCATGCGCGTCACCGTCAAGTCGGCCCCGGTGCAGGCCTACGTCGTGCATCCCGGCAACGGCGGCACCAATCTGCCCGCCGCGGCCTCGGGCGCCTGGACCTTGGGCGCGCTCGGCGACGGTTTCTTCACACTGCAACTGGGCGGCCGCTATCTCGGGGTGGGGAGCGGCAATGCGGGAAGAGCCTGGGGCGCGGCACCGGTCTGGTCGTCCTCGGCGGGCGGCGCGCAGCAGCAGTGGTACTTCCAGAAGATCGGCAGCGGCGGCTCGGGCGGCTATCGCATCGTCAATCGCTACAGCGGCCTGGCGCTGAACGTGTCGGGCACGGCGCTGACATCGGACCTGGCCGGCGTGACCACGGTGCCGATCCGCAGCTGGGATGCCGCCGCCGGCGCATCGATCCCGGTCTGGCCGCAGGCGGGACAGGCCTTGCGGCTGGTTGCGCGCTAG
- a CDS encoding TetR/AcrR family transcriptional regulator, translating into MSGKPQYDEAVVIDAAIQVFWRHGYAAASISDLTEATGLSRSSLYQRFRDKDGLFQVALATYTERVLRRMNSAEGSTAREKLQALLRGMLPVASPQRPPGCLLTRSCAERVDLPPAGQEAALDGVRRQREVLVDWLNEAVTGGELPAEADVEALAWHFLGVCQAVLGLPQAGAGREVLERMIEVAMGVWPVAARHGGHA; encoded by the coding sequence ATGAGCGGCAAGCCCCAATACGACGAGGCCGTGGTCATCGACGCGGCGATCCAGGTGTTCTGGCGCCATGGTTACGCGGCGGCCTCGATCAGCGACCTGACCGAGGCGACGGGCCTGTCGCGCTCGAGTCTCTACCAGCGCTTTCGCGACAAGGACGGCCTGTTCCAGGTCGCGCTGGCCACCTACACCGAGCGTGTGCTGCGCCGCATGAATTCGGCCGAGGGAAGCACGGCGCGCGAGAAGCTGCAGGCGCTGCTGCGCGGCATGCTGCCGGTGGCATCCCCGCAGCGCCCGCCAGGCTGCCTGCTGACGCGCAGCTGCGCCGAGCGCGTGGACCTGCCGCCGGCCGGGCAGGAAGCCGCGCTCGACGGTGTGAGGCGGCAACGCGAGGTGCTGGTGGACTGGCTGAACGAGGCGGTGACCGGCGGCGAACTGCCGGCCGAGGCGGACGTGGAGGCACTGGCCTGGCATTTCCTCGGCGTGTGCCAGGCGGTGCTGGGCCTGCCCCAGGCGGGGGCCGGGCGCGAGGTGCTGGAGCGGATGATCGAGGTGGCGATGGGGGTCTGGCCGGTGGCGGCCCGGCATGGCGGCCACGCCTGA
- a CDS encoding LysR family transcriptional regulator translates to MLDDDPLISERTLAYLEAVATHGSMRGAADSLDVNVSTVSRQIALLQRQLRLPLVSRKGRSVALTEVGLAMVDYHRERERNARRFRQQLQDYRALRRGRLTIGIAEGFVAEFVGGVLKPFSQRFPDITLELRSAPLSELIRLVREDQVDICLAVGLQRDPALQMRRIQSDPLCAIVPRGHRLARRNTIAIGDLADQDLVFLEPQFAVQQHLDAMLDAERLVLTPRFRCDRFSTTLLLAAEGLGIAFMTRRAASREIARGEVRAIPLNHPIARGFDRYVITRAGRRLPPAGNHLWKEIVRVLSAA, encoded by the coding sequence TTGCTCGACGACGATCCGCTCATCAGCGAACGCACCCTTGCCTATCTCGAGGCCGTCGCCACCCACGGCAGCATGCGCGGCGCGGCCGATTCGCTCGACGTCAACGTCTCCACGGTCAGCCGCCAGATCGCGCTGCTGCAGCGCCAACTGCGCCTGCCGCTGGTATCGCGCAAGGGCCGCTCGGTGGCGCTGACCGAGGTCGGCCTGGCGATGGTCGACTACCATCGCGAGCGCGAACGCAATGCGCGGCGCTTCCGGCAACAGTTGCAGGACTATCGCGCGCTGCGACGCGGGCGCTTGACGATCGGCATCGCCGAGGGCTTCGTGGCCGAATTCGTCGGCGGCGTGCTCAAGCCCTTCAGCCAGCGCTTTCCCGACATCACGCTGGAATTGCGCAGCGCGCCGCTCTCGGAGTTGATCCGCCTGGTGCGCGAGGACCAGGTCGACATCTGCCTCGCGGTCGGCCTGCAGCGCGATCCGGCCTTGCAGATGCGGCGCATCCAGAGCGATCCGCTGTGCGCGATCGTGCCGCGCGGGCATCGCCTGGCGCGGCGCAACACGATCGCGATCGGCGATCTGGCGGACCAGGACCTGGTGTTCCTGGAGCCGCAGTTCGCGGTGCAACAGCATCTCGACGCGATGCTCGATGCCGAGCGGCTGGTGCTGACGCCCAGGTTCCGCTGCGATCGTTTCTCCACCACCCTGCTGCTGGCCGCCGAGGGGCTCGGCATCGCCTTCATGACGCGGCGCGCCGCCAGTCGCGAGATCGCGCGCGGCGAAGTGCGCGCGATTCCGCTCAACCACCCGATCGCGCGCGGCTTCGACCGCTACGTGATCACGCGCGCGGGCCGGCGGCTGCCGCCCGCCGGCAATCATCTGTGGAAGGAGATCGTGCGCGTGCTGTCGGCGGCCTGA
- a CDS encoding M20 aminoacylase family protein: protein MNRLFSSLTELEPLDEDMRYLRHALHRQPELAFAEEETAREVAARLRDYGYEVHTGIAGTGVVGVLRAGGGTRSIGLRADLDALPITEENGFAHASCVPGRMHACGHDGHTAMLMGAARHLARTRRFDGTLNLIFQPAEERGYDSGAKRMIEAGLFERFPCDAVFGMHNHPGQPQGRLMFRAGDFMAAGDRVFITIEGKGGHAARPHQTHDPVVAAAAIVTALQTVVARNVDPSRAAVVTVGMLNGGHAPNVIPHRVQMSLSVRSFDADTRALLRRRIETLVSMQAASFEVEAKIDYVEGYPVVHNHAAETAFAIEVAREVVGEANVEANMEPLMGSEDFAYLLQARPGCFLRIGNGAATGGRVLHSPTYDFNDDNLVVGAAYWSRLVERYLDPARA from the coding sequence ATGAACCGACTGTTCTCCAGCCTGACCGAACTCGAACCGCTCGACGAGGACATGCGCTACCTGCGCCACGCGCTGCACCGCCAGCCCGAGCTGGCCTTCGCCGAGGAGGAAACGGCGCGCGAGGTGGCCGCGCGCCTGCGCGACTACGGCTACGAGGTGCATACCGGGATCGCCGGCACCGGCGTGGTGGGGGTGTTGCGCGCGGGCGGCGGCACGCGCTCGATCGGCCTGCGCGCCGACCTCGACGCCTTGCCGATCACCGAGGAAAACGGCTTCGCGCACGCGAGTTGCGTGCCGGGGCGCATGCACGCCTGCGGCCACGACGGCCATACCGCCATGCTGATGGGCGCGGCCCGGCACCTGGCGCGAACGCGCCGCTTCGACGGCACGCTGAACCTGATCTTCCAGCCGGCCGAGGAACGCGGCTACGACAGCGGCGCGAAGCGCATGATCGAGGCGGGGCTGTTCGAGCGCTTCCCTTGCGATGCGGTGTTCGGCATGCACAATCACCCGGGCCAGCCGCAAGGCCGGCTGATGTTCCGCGCCGGCGACTTCATGGCGGCCGGCGATCGCGTCTTCATCACCATCGAGGGCAAGGGCGGCCACGCCGCGCGCCCGCACCAGACGCACGATCCGGTGGTGGCCGCCGCCGCCATCGTCACCGCCTTGCAGACGGTGGTGGCGCGCAACGTCGATCCCTCGCGCGCGGCGGTGGTCACGGTGGGCATGCTCAATGGCGGCCACGCGCCGAACGTGATCCCGCATCGCGTGCAGATGAGCCTGAGCGTGCGCTCCTTCGATGCCGACACGCGCGCGCTGCTGCGCCGACGCATCGAGACCCTGGTTTCGATGCAGGCGGCCAGCTTCGAGGTGGAGGCGAAGATCGACTATGTCGAGGGCTACCCGGTGGTCCACAACCACGCGGCCGAGACCGCCTTCGCGATCGAGGTGGCGAGGGAGGTGGTGGGCGAGGCGAACGTCGAGGCCAACATGGAGCCGCTGATGGGCAGCGAGGATTTCGCCTACCTGTTGCAGGCCCGGCCCGGCTGCTTCCTGCGCATCGGCAACGGCGCCGCGACGGGCGGCCGTGTGCTGCACAGCCCGACCTACGATTTCAACGACGACAACCTGGTGGTGGGCGCCGCGTACTGGTCGCGGCTGGTCGAGCGCTATCTCGACCCCGCGCGCGCCTGA
- a CDS encoding LysR family transcriptional regulator gives MDKLHAMTTFVRVVEARSFSKAAETLSLPRSSVTTTVKQLEAYLGTPLLRRSTRSLSLTETGERYLASCRAILGEIASAERALLSEAHAPRGRVRVDLPGVIGRACVLPRLAEFEARYPEIELVLGLSDRPADLIHEGIDCVIRTGELADSSLVARRLGELAWITCASPRYLERHGEPASIDALGEHRIVNYLSNATGRPLDWRFRVDGEARAITLPSRYAVNETEAYLQCALEGLGLIQISAFAAAAYLRSGRLREVLADLRCASVPVSIVYPQARVNAAVRTFIDWVSSAVTADLAA, from the coding sequence ATGGACAAACTTCACGCGATGACGACCTTCGTGCGCGTCGTCGAGGCGCGCAGCTTCAGCAAGGCCGCCGAAACGCTGTCGCTGCCGCGCTCCTCGGTCACCACCACGGTCAAGCAGCTCGAGGCCTACCTCGGCACGCCGCTGCTCAGGCGCAGCACCCGCAGCCTGAGCCTGACCGAGACCGGAGAACGTTATCTAGCCTCGTGCCGCGCGATCCTCGGCGAGATCGCCAGCGCCGAGCGCGCCCTGCTGAGCGAGGCGCACGCGCCGCGCGGGCGCGTGCGCGTCGACCTGCCCGGCGTGATCGGCCGTGCCTGCGTGCTGCCGCGGCTCGCGGAGTTCGAGGCGCGCTACCCCGAGATCGAGTTGGTGCTGGGCCTGAGCGACCGGCCGGCCGACCTGATCCACGAGGGCATCGACTGCGTGATCCGCACCGGCGAACTGGCCGATTCCTCGCTGGTGGCGCGCCGGCTCGGCGAGCTGGCGTGGATCACCTGTGCCTCGCCGCGCTACCTGGAGCGCCACGGCGAGCCGGCTTCGATCGATGCGCTGGGCGAGCACCGCATCGTCAACTACCTGTCGAACGCGACCGGGCGGCCGCTCGACTGGCGTTTCCGGGTGGACGGCGAGGCGCGCGCGATAACGCTGCCGAGCCGCTATGCCGTCAACGAAACCGAAGCGTATCTGCAATGCGCGCTGGAGGGATTGGGCCTGATCCAGATCTCGGCCTTCGCGGCCGCCGCCTACCTGCGCAGCGGGCGGCTCAGGGAAGTGCTGGCCGACCTGCGCTGCGCGAGCGTGCCGGTCTCGATCGTCTATCCGCAGGCGCGCGTGAACGCGGCGGTGCGCACCTTCATCGACTGGGTGTCGTCAGCCGTGACGGCCGACCTGGCGGCCTAG
- a CDS encoding aromatic alcohol reductase, whose protein sequence is MANTGNIQHDETILVLGAGELGMAMLRALARRAAATGGGTRLSVLLRAATLASTDPAKQRDLAELRALGIAIVTGDLASQSREQLAALFRPYHTVLSCTGFVGGPGVQRKLAGAALDAGVQRYFPWQFGVDYDVIGRGSAQDLFDEQLDVREMLRAQRATEWVIVSTGMFTSFLFEPAFGVVDLATHAVHALGSEDTAVTLTTADDIGALTAEVLFAEPRIANQVVRVAGDTVTYRELADALERWSGRRVRRETWSVPELQRQLAEAPDDALRKYRVVFAQGRGVAWDQRQTFNAERGIAVTGLEAWMKARLPSPAEMAG, encoded by the coding sequence ATGGCGAACACCGGCAATATCCAGCATGACGAAACGATCCTGGTCCTGGGCGCGGGCGAACTCGGCATGGCCATGCTGCGCGCGCTGGCACGGCGGGCAGCGGCGACCGGCGGTGGCACGCGCCTGAGCGTGCTGCTGCGCGCGGCCACCCTGGCCTCGACCGATCCCGCCAAACAGCGCGACCTGGCCGAACTGCGCGCGCTCGGCATCGCGATCGTGACGGGCGACCTGGCCAGTCAGTCACGCGAGCAGCTCGCGGCGCTGTTCCGGCCTTACCACACGGTGCTCTCGTGCACCGGCTTCGTCGGCGGGCCGGGCGTGCAGCGCAAGCTGGCCGGCGCCGCGCTCGATGCCGGCGTGCAGCGCTATTTCCCCTGGCAGTTCGGCGTCGACTACGACGTGATCGGCCGCGGCAGCGCCCAGGACCTGTTCGACGAACAACTGGACGTACGCGAGATGTTGCGCGCGCAACGAGCCACCGAATGGGTGATCGTCTCGACGGGGATGTTCACGAGCTTCCTGTTCGAGCCCGCGTTCGGCGTGGTCGACCTGGCGACGCACGCCGTGCATGCGCTGGGCAGCGAGGACACCGCCGTGACCCTCACCACGGCCGACGACATCGGCGCGCTGACGGCCGAGGTGCTGTTCGCCGAGCCACGCATCGCCAACCAGGTGGTCCGCGTGGCGGGCGACACCGTCACCTACCGCGAGCTGGCCGATGCGCTCGAACGCTGGAGCGGCCGGCGCGTCAGGCGCGAGACCTGGAGCGTGCCCGAGCTGCAGCGGCAACTGGCCGAGGCGCCCGACGACGCGCTGCGCAAGTACCGCGTGGTATTCGCGCAGGGGCGCGGCGTGGCCTGGGACCAGCGGCAAACCTTCAACGCGGAGCGGGGCATCGCGGTGACGGGGCTGGAGGCCTGGATGAAAGCGCGGCTGCCGAGCCCCGCCGAGATGGCCGGCTGA